Sequence from the Strix uralensis isolate ZFMK-TIS-50842 chromosome 1, bStrUra1, whole genome shotgun sequence genome:
GGAAGTGCAATAAGATTTCTCTTTCAGTCTCCACTGCAAATAGGGACCTGAATCAAAGACCTGGTTTGAGCGCTATTAGTAGAGGCACATCACATCAGGTGAGTTACAGATGATGAAAACTGCATTGTAATTTTGTCAGACAGAGCAAACTATCAGATCATCAAATACGAGTTTAAATGAAGTCTGAAAGGATTCTGGAAAGAACCATTTTCAGATAAAGACAAGGAGAATTACTCAAAATATAAGGAgggagctaaaaaaaaaaaaaaaaggctcctcAGTTTTTTCAATTCAAGGGGATTTATGTATTTGTGAATTTTCTAAAGCACTATTTTCCTCCACTGTCATTGTCTAAAACACTGCACTCCATAACTGTCATTGcgcatttacatttttctttgtcactGAGGTCAGCCAGCTTGAATTAGAAGCTGTTCATAGCCAAAATTCTGAAGTATCAGGATATTAACTCGCATGTGGCAATGGACTAAAGCAGGGCTGCTCCACCCCTTCTCTTAGCCTCACAGGGAGTGGGTTGAAGGGCCACGCAGCAGCTCCTGAACTGACACTGCTCCTGACTGACATATTTTTTGCTTTACTTTAACACATCAAGCTGTCTGTATCCCTCTGTCAGCTCCAGGCAAGGATGCCAGCCTCTAAAATAAGGGCAGCATGATCAGGCAAGATTGGTAGTTGTGTCAGCCACCCCAGCTTAATCTGCTGCTGCATGGGTCTGTCCACTGCCAAAACTCTGTCATTCCTGTCTCATGGCAGCAGTTGTTTGTAAAACCAGTCTACTGCTTTATAGAAGTTACTCCTTCACCCCAGCCTGGGGACTTGTCAAAGTCCTGAGTCACTAAAAGGCCCCACAGAGGCTCTCTGACTTGGGCTGTGCTCCTGCAACCCTTGCTGACAAGTAGCCCTGACTCATGTTGTCTGTATGAACAGGAGTGTTCCCTTCACCGAATCGCACTCCTAAACACAATGCAAAGGATCAGGTGGGGAATTTAATATTAAGTGCAGAACACTAAATTATTACCATTCAACCTAACTCACTGCTCCCcagaatttatttgaaattttatttaaatagatcGTGTTCTGCAAAAAGGAAGTCAGTGCTCTTAGTTGGGATTATATACGTTGTTGTCTAGTATTGCACtgaaaaaatattgattttaatacACTCTGCAATGTTCCTAAAGGCTTAGGAACTAATGTTAGCTGAATATATTCATCCTGGACATTCAATCACTGCACCAAATATGGTCTGCAAACCAGTCGCCTTTAAAATGTTGGTGGCACCTTCTTGAATAATTCGCTACCACCAGATTGCATGTCCTTTGGGTCCTCttgaaagttgaaaagaaaaGGATGGATGGGAACACGATACGATGACACCAATGTTGAAGTGATTTAATTCAGTGTTATTATTATAcattgggaattttttttccccatgtttttaaatttcattagGGAATTTTCCTAAATTCCTTCATCCTTTTCTTGgcatttctttcagtctttaattttctttcccttttcctttcctctttcctttgtcctcttcctctcctcttcctctttccttttccccttcttttccttctccttttcctcttccttttccttttttttctatcttacatttttcattttactactctattaatttttatttcaagaaaattctAGACATGTGATGCAGTTTTGCATGATTTTACTCCTAATAATAATTACGGGTCAAATTTTGCACCCAATAAATTTGGTGCAATTCCACTGATATTAATGGAATTTAAACTGACATCAGACTCTAACCCTACATTTTAATGATTAATTTGCACGGTCTCAGCTGTGAGACAATTTGGTTTAAGCCCCCATTAAATCAGAAAACTAGTGTTTCTGACTGAGTATGCCAATCATTCTAGCTTATCTAGTGAGAGATGCCACATGCTTTCTGCTCTAGCCTTATTTTTTGACAGCTACTTATGCTACTTATTGTCTAATTGGGCCTGCCAATCCTCCCTGTATGTCCCAATCTGTCCAGCCCAGACACAAAAGTCTGAAACGTTTTTAAAATCTGCATACGGTTGTTGATTACAAGAGATGGGGGGAAAAGAAATACAGCCTTAACATGACAACATGCTTACAAGTATATGATTattgttcagaaaaataaagaattgcaaaaattaaaagaagaaattatatctGAGTACTTGGGCTTTCTGACTATAAGGGGAAGAAGGGTACTATGGGCAGGACAAAAGCCACATTTTCTTCTGAGGCTGTCACACTCATGAGGCAGTAAGAGCTAAATCCTGCTATTTGTTGCTTGCTGTGCTGTGAAAGAGGAGTAGGTAAGAGCTATTCCCAGGTAGTACCAAATGGTAGGAGATACAGCTTGCTGATGTGCCCTAATGCACAGAGCAGGGTTTCTGGAGGAAGAGGATGTCCTCACACATAGCAATGGCTGGTGGGTTAGGACCTGCTTTGTCTCCATGCAGAGAAACAAGAAGTCCCCTGTGCTGGGTCCCACTGTGAAATCCTGCTCACCAACACCAAGATTCCCTCCACAGAGGATACATCTGCCAACCTCCACTTAACCTTAAGGTTGAGACTTGCCAAACAGCATGCCAGCATTTGGACTACAGTTTCTcagtggggctggcagagctctGACATCTGCCAGGACCTGATCCAAAGCTCTTGGGattcaatggggaaaaaagtccaTTGATCTCCATGGTTTTGGATCTGTCCTTTTGCTCATCTCCTTTGATGATTTATACAACACTGACATGCATATCTCAATTCTGAGGCACACAGAGCACTTCGTTTTAATCTCACCATTTCCCCGGTGACAGGGAAGGAAGTATGCTGGCAGCTAAGACACTGAAAAACACTCATTATTCAGtacattattattactttttactTTCCCATGGAAGGCAGAAATGACAAtgaaaaatcacaaatattttgttttacagtctTTGCCTGCCCTTAAAGGCACAGTAAAACATTACAAAGTGCAAATTTTTGTTGTAGAAAAATGATGAGAATGTTTTGTATCAGAATGGGAGGTAggagaacattaaaaaataaaagccactgCTACACAAATGACCCCTTTCCCTAGGAAAAGCTTAGAGAGAGAATCTTTCCGATGTACCAGGTAATTCTCTTCTCAGATTGGAAGCTGAGAACATTTCATCCTTGTGAAGTCTTTGTTTGTAAAATCAAGATTGCTGGGCCATTGACAGCAGTGCTCTACTAGTTATGCTGCTCCAGACCAAGTCCTACAATAACGGTGACTACAAAACAAACTTAAAATAAGTCACAACTGAAGATTCCTTGTGTCCTGAAAAGCAGTTTTCAGGGGCAGCCAGGGGTTGCTACGCTGAGGGTCTGCCTGTCAGACCTGCTACCCTGTGCAGTTCTCCAAGGGATGCTCCCAGACCACCCAAGTTCATGGAGCCAGAGCACCTCCTGCCTACTGGAGAGATCGACAGACCACCAGTCGCTTTCATAAAGCAGGAGGGattctttgctgtattttcagattttcattccaGTCCAACacctctttccttctttgtttgTTTCCTCACTGGCTAGTGCAATTTTTTCAGCACTAGATGTCAGTGTGGACTTGCAATACCAGATTGCTCtgtattttacctttaaaaagaaaagaagaattgcCATCCAGAATGAAACCAAGTCTCTCCAGCCTCATGATGTGTTTCCTACAAAACAGGTCTTTTCTTTACTGTTTGAACTCCACGTGGGAAGTGTAGAACTGCATTCTGTCCTTGAGTGGGATTAATATGGCTGTAAAAGGGCCCTATCCATTTTGTGATCAGATCACATCTGAGTTAAAGAGGAGCTACCATGACTTTGGAGGAAAAGCTTTGTTTAGAAAGtaatagagaaaaagaaacagttctgaaATATCTTGATAAATTATGACCCTGGTAAGGTAGTGTTGTGCAGGTGCTCCACAGGGATGGTTAATCCTGTAACTAACAGTACTCATCTCGACAAGAACCTACTGACAAGACTAAGTCTTTGCATTTCCACTGTCTAGAAAGACATTGCATCATCCAGACATATTTTGCTACACCAGACTGGTACAAGGACTGTTCTAACTTGAACCTGATTTACTACTTGCCTGGCATTTTCTGAATACTGAACTGAAACCAGCTTGGGGCAGAGCAACCAACCAGGAAGTATATGCTGGCTTTCTGAAGTGGTGAAATAGCTGGTTTCTGTCActctttggaaaacattttgtttcttcatgaAATTTAAGTCCCTCAGTATAAATTGTGAGTGGTCCCTGTGCTGTTATGGGAGGGCTGAGGAAGATGCATGAAGCACCCCGACTCCCCTCATTTTGCAAGCAGCAATCTAGGACAAGACACTGTTCCTCTTGCTTCTGGAGAAGTACAaactggggaagggcagagcggagagaggaggaagcgggTTCACAATTCTTATTTCTCATCGCCTACTTTCATGGTTTCCGGCTTCTGTCAAGTGGATCTGAGCCAACATGACAGATGGAGCCTTTTACACCACCCTCGTGCTTGGTTTACACCAGGCGTGATGCACAGAAGCTGAGGCAGAAAACGTTTCTGGCAGAGAACACGAAGCGGAGCTCTGACATTCCTCCTGACTCGGTATAGTTGCGGCTGCAAGCTAGGCCTTCAGAAAAATCCAGTTATGTGCTTTTGTATTCTTCACTATGCATTAGTTCATGAAGTATACCCTGACACATACACTAGTACGCCTTGCTCTTATGATACTTTAAGGTTGTTACTGTCCCCTTGACTTCTGTTGCACGATGTCACTGCGACACGTGTGACTGCCCAAGCAGCTGTGCTTAAAAGCCCTCTGAGTAACTACCTAGTGTGTTTTCGTTTCTCATCATTAGGCTTATCAATAGCAGACTGTAAGTAGGAGGCtatagaatatttaaaaaatagtgctTAAAACTATAAATTGAAAATATTGGCAAATCCTGTGCAAAAATAAGGACAAAGGTATTTTTTCTCCTGGATTCTGAGAAGTTAAGGTAATATTTGGCAGATAATACAGAACCTGAGAGAATACAAATTGTACTTGGCAAATCTAATGTCACATGGCTCTACCACCTGCTGTCATTCCTACATACTTCACTCTGTTATTGTTTCTGTAATACTGTTTTCCATTTACTCACCTCTTTCTACAGATGTCTAGCGTTCAAGCAATTAGTACTGGTAATGAAAGATGTATCCTGTAAAAGAGCTTGTCTGCAATCAGCTTCTGAAGGCTGATTTACCTGTGTAATATTCACTGTGTCAAGACCTGAAGTGCCTTCTTTATTAACTATCATGAATTGTTCAGATAAGGCTCGCTGTAAAGCCAGATGCCTCTCTAGGTGCAGAAGGGTTTCGTGGTCTCGCACCTTACGTTGCAAGGCAAAAAGTGTAATTTGGGAATATACCTTGAAAGACTATCACTATTTCCCTCTGCAGATGTAAAAGGAGCTGAGGCGACCAACAGTCCTCCCCCAGCTTCTGAATCCGCACTCAGCTGGCATTGCTGGGTGCTGATACACGAGATCTGAAAACAAGAGAGAGTAAACATACTTCCCATCTGGTAGTTTGTCTTCCACCCCCTCCTCTTagaaatcacagaaacagaaaaattaactggATGGGACCTTTATATGTCAAATCCTCTACCCCAGACTCCCATACCCCCAGATCTGCATATCCCACCTTGCCCACATAAACATGTATTGATGTCACTTCGTTTATGAGTTGGTGCAAACGCCTTTAGCGTAGATATGGGCATAGTCTAAGAActatttgttttctcttactcCTTGAGCATGTAATAAAAATGGTTTGCACAGTAGCTTCTGAAGAAAgagagcgggggggcggggctaTAGCTGCATGAAAGGTCGGGAAGCTACAATGGGAAAATTCATGCAAAGCtgctaacaaaaaaccccaccaacgAGTAAAACTAACATAGTTTATTGGAGAACCAGTAACAACACTGGCCTGATTATGCACTACAATGGCAAATTCATATGAATGGCATTTGGTATTGCATCTGCTTACCTACAGAGGTACTCAGTGGCCACGATAATAAAACTGTGAACGTAGAACAGCTTAGAAATTATTATGGTGAATACTCTTTCCTATTAAAATTGTTAGACTAAAGTATATTTCTTACAGTACTACTTTATAGCATGTGGTAACAGAGCTCACAGAACAAATTGCCATTTCTTCAGATAAGTTATTTCCAAGTATTTCTTCCTGTACAAGATGGTCAATCAGTAAGTCCAGTCAAAATGTCAGTTTGTTTTTAAGACTGTGTTATCTTTTCTGTGAACATCAGTTTTCTCTACGGGTAACTCCAGGGTACAAAATACAGCATACTGTTGAAAGCGTGAtagaaacttcagaaaagcataaacTTCAAACAAAAGATGGatggttttaaacagaatttttataAAGCAAGGACAAACTTCTTTATTCTAGTAAGCATCACCACATATTTCCAGAATAATTTTAGGACCCAAACCTCGAGCTTTACAagctgcttattttatttttttccatgaagacCGATCACAACATGTTGCAGGACTGTTTTTCATACATCGGTGTAAGCATATGCGTAAATCTTCATAGGATTAAAGTAAATATGTACGAAGAGTTATTCAATGCAAATGAAAATCTAAGATACTGGATAATAGGGTCTCCTGCATCTCTCAAAATACCAGTTACTAGCTGGAGGTACACTGATACCAAAGAATATCTAAAAAGATGCCTATAATAGGTTTATGTATAACTTGTAGTCACACTGACAGGGACCTATTTCCTTTAGCTTACAGATGCAAATATATAACAGTCTTGTCTGATGGATGGCTTACTCTAGCTGCAGATATAAGGCATGTGTATTTTACACATCTTATTTTAGAGGGATAAAACAGTTCTGGTTTGCTTTCTCTATGAGCAACTGAACAATTCAGAAGTCTCTATTTTCAGTATCTGTGAAGAAGGGGTGTGCAGCGCTATTTATTTCAAACAGCTGAAATATACAATAATGTAAAAACCGCATTGATCTCTTCCAACCACAACGTACAGCTCTAGTTTGGTATCTGCTCAGAAAAATCTAGTTTCCCAAGCCCTATAAGGAGCCCACACTAGCAATTATAAAATCAGGCTGTGTGTAATGAGTGTGTGCATTTCTTCTTAAACCTTTCTCCTTTAGAAAGGAGTGCCTGATCTGTGTTCTGAGTGCCTGATCTCAGTGTTCTGAACAGAATGCAAACCTCTGGCTGGCTTTATTAGCTCAGGGTCAGATGCCTTTGTCAGAAATGAAATCTTGCTTGAAACCTTGTTTCCCTGTAAAAGCCACCAAAgaagagggcaggaggggagggaggataATCTGTCTGCATAGCTCACAGCTGAGCAAAATTCAGACCCGTTTCATTTATCAGCACACATTTTCCAAAATGTGCAATATTATGAATTTACAGCCAATTTTGTATGCTTAGGGCACACCTGTCACCTGGTATTTTCAAGGAAACTAGTCAAGAAACAAGTCCATTATTTTCACTTGCTGATAGACAAGGTAGTGTAACCAGAATTGAAGTGGAGGTATGCAGCTTATAACAAAGAACAGCAAGTATATTTGCCTGTCTAAACTAGTTTTTTTCCACTATCCTGGACAAGGAACAAGAAGGTTAGTTCCTATTTTGTGCTTATTTAAGTACAAACAAGATTCCCTAGATATGTTTCTACACGAATAATAACCCATATAGGCCAACAGAAGTAAATTTTTATAGAACTATCTGCTCTCCACTGAGTCCTTGAGATCTGTGGAAATATGGTCAGCAGCAAGATTTCTACTTTTTGCACTGTTTCCTCTTGTCAGTGGTTATTTTCTATTCTGGGTAGGAAATTGAAATTCTTATGCAAACTACTTCTGGAGTGTATTAATGAACAAATGGGTGGAGGTTACAGTGCCAGGTACTTGCCTCTACAAGACTTAACGGCTAGCAGACAGTCATTTGTTAGAAGAAATGTTAGCTTGAAAACCTAACTGTACTGCTGGCTATATAAAGCAATTTTCCATATGTAGAAAAAATTCTATTTAACCTTTTTTAAGAGGGGTTGTGAAGaatggaggggagaaagctgGCTCAGAAGCACGTCACATTGCTTTTCTGAAGATGTAGGTGTTCTTTGAGGTATGTGACCTGTTTAGACTTACACTTGATAGTGAGAGCACTGCAAATACATGCCCtagatgcaaaacaaaaatggaaGCCCCCCAAAAAAGAACACTCCATTGCGCTGGGAACAGCCACACTCTCTGAGAAGGGAACACAGGCTGTCCTGTTGTTGTGActtcttttctgtgaaatattctATGCTGTTAAAGGTAATTTTCTGAAGAGTGAGTAACCGTTTGGATgtcttaagggttttttttcccccatcaacTTTTATCATTTAATCCTAAATTGAATAAAAGGTTATTCACAGTCAAATATAATCTGTGTTTAATACCTGCTCAACTCTCAGATCCACTGTAATGAAATTACAGAAAGTACTGTGTAGCAATGTGctattttcaaaatgctgtttaTTGTAGCAGCTGACCAGCTCCACTAGTACCCAGTAGTGGAAATTTTAAAAACTCCATAAAACTCTGAGCATGCTGTCCTCTAAACCTGCTCCAATAGGGCTGAACATGCCACAGGCattctgtgagcagcagaaaTTATGAGTCATGTTTGCAACATCCTTTGCCCATGCGGATTCTTGGAATCGAGCAAGACAGGAATTCCTATGGCAGCTTTCCCTTCTGTGGGAACATTAATAGGATCTCTATCTTCTACATAACTGCTTATTTTCTATACTATTATTGTCTCTGAGAGATTTGGCTGAAGCTGGTCAAGGGTTTCAAAAGCAGCTGGTGGTAGAGCAGACAGCATATTCacactgattttctttctgtaggAAACCAAACTAGAAAGTCCTCATGCTTGATCCACCTTGGGGTATCTACCACTGGTAGCAGAGACTGCAGCTTAGAATTCACAAGTGGAGATGGCATAGCTTGGGACGGCAGATTATCGACCCCAGCTGtctgcccagcacccagcacacAAAAGACCAAGCTGTTCGTGAGACAGCTGTGCCTCTTACTGAGACTGGCAACGTCTACAGCAGCATCCTCTAAATGAGGTTCAGAGTGTCTCAGCTGTCCAGAAAAGCAGTGTCAGAACGACAAGTTAGGGCTGGTAgcctcctctgccagccccagtTACGGTACCGCTTCTTGTAAATTGAACTGTGAGCTGCACTGATGCCAGAAAGCAGCCACACGCAGTTGTAATGGAGATGGCAAAAAGAGGGGGAAAGGGAGGCCTTTGCACCTATTCACATCTGAGGGTGAGCATCAGAGATACCCCACGTGTACATCTTATGTATGTGTTACGCTTGTACATTACATATACATAATACATATAATAATGTACATGTAATAATTACATGCACATAATATGTATAGTATGTTACATAACACTTTGCCATTAAGATTTTGACCTGGTTTATTGTATTAATTGTGAAATAGCCTGGGTGCTATGCCGTTGCAACACTGGCATGAATGTCATGAATGTAGTTGGAATCCCTACCTAGATGGTGTGACAGAGTCCCGGGATGGTGTACAGCGCTGCTTCACGGTGACATACCTTATTTTAGAGCAGATGGTAACCCGTAAAAACAAGCAGTTTACCTTGGATGACCGATTGTAGGAATCATGTTCATATAAATTCAATGTACATGACATGCAATATCACATAcctttaaagaacaaaataatcttATGTCTCTGATCGCTTTGTCATGAGCAAACCGAGCCCGTTATCCACATCGGTATAATTCACAGGGCCAATCTTTTTGGCTGTTAGTCAACCTCATCAATAACAACGGGAGTTTTTCTCTAAGTGAGAGACTGAGGTCTACGGGATTTTCCTGTACCGCCTGTGAAACAAAGATGAAAGAGATTTCCACCCTTCTTGTCCAGCTTCTCCCCCGCAGGTACCCTGTACCCCGAGAACCAGGCTCACAGCAAGCCGCCCGCCTTGGAAGGCCCCGCCCGGGGAAGCGGCCCCTTACCCcgccaggcccaggcccaggccgaGGCCCaggcgcggggagcggcgggcggggcccTTCGGCCCTCAGCCGGGGCCCGGGCATCCGGCCGCTTCGCCGAGGCTGCCGCGGCCAACCGGGCAGCGGCGCGGCAGGAGGGCACCGGCCGCCTCAGcgggccgcctcccgcccggccctgcccgcctcCCGCCCTTCACCTGGCGGGACTCGACACTGAGCGCGGCCccgggggaagcggcgggggaggcggggcggccgccgcgcccggcccgcaACCACCGGCGGCACTTTGGCTTTTACCTCCTTCCCCGTCGGGGCGGCCGCTCCGGCACCCCGCGGCATTCGGCCCCTCAGGCGAGCGGGCAGCCGGCACCTGGCGGAGCTGACCCTCAGGCGAGCGGGcagccgctccccccgccccggggggtgggtgtgtgtgtgtgtgtgggggggggggtgtctgtctgtgtgtgtctgtgtgtgtcccgGCAGGTTCCCGCCGCAGCCCGGTCTCGGGGACTCGCCCTGCCGAGgggagcggccccggggcggccTCGCCCAGCGCCCGCCCGCCTGGCCCTGCCCCGCACCTTGCGGGAGGAGAGGGGCAGGCGGCGGGCCTGGCCCATCGCGCCGCCAGGGGCCGGTCCCTCGccggggggggaaggaaggagaggcggcGGCTCCTGCCGCCGTAACCGCTCCCCATCCCGCCCGCTGGTGCCGCCCCCAGTATGGCGACACGGTAGAGGAGCGGCTGCGCCGGGGTGACCgccccctcccgcctcccccggcACAGGCACGGCGCGCCGCGGGCAAGCGAGCGGCCTCGGCGGCGCTGCTGCCGCCGTTGCCCCCCACAGGGCTcggcggaggaggaggatggcGGCGGcggtcccggcggcggcgggcgcagcagcagcagcggtggCGGGGCCGAGCGGCCGCGCGGCGGGAGCCAGCACCGTCCCGAGCAGCTCATGGTGGCGCCCCAGACCCGCCAGCagcggccgccccggggccgccagCTGAGCCGGATCCTGACGGGCGGCTTCTCCCCTCTCGGCACCGACCCACCGAGCGACCCGTTCCCCACCCCCGGCGCGCCCTCTCCCCCCTACCCCCCCGGTCCCCGGCGCGACTCGCCCCTCGGAtcgcccccgccgcggccggaCTCCCACCACTCCCGGGCGCcgcggggaaggcggcggcgaAGGGCACCGGGCAGCGCCAGGAGGAGGCGGCGGGACCATGGGCGCGAAGCAGAGCAGCCCCACCGCCGCCAATGGCCGCACCCGGGCGTACTCGGGCGGGGATTTaccttcctccagcagcagcagcagcggcggcggcgctaACGGGACCGGCGGGCGCTCGGCAGGCGCTGGCGGGCGGTACGCGCACCTGGCGGCGGCGCCTCCTCACGCCGCTCCCGGAGGCGCGACGGCGGCCGGCGGAGCAGCGGCGTCGGTGGCCGCGGGGTCGGCTCCCCGGAGCAGGTCCTTAGGGGGGGCCACCGCCTCCGGGGCCCGGGCCGCGCAGTCCGCCTTCAACATCCCCCACAGCAGCGGCCCCTACGGCTCGCAGGACTCGGTCAGCAGCACCCCGGAGGAGGGCGGCCGGGAGCGggcagcggggggcggcggcgggggctcctCCGGCGGGCCCCGGCTGGTGATCGGCTCGCTGCCCGCTCACCTCTCGCCGCACCTGTTCGGAGGTAAGGGCCGGGAGGGCCGAGCGGCCTctgccgccgcggcggggctgggggctcggcgggccggggggggggcgcggggggtgtGGGGTCCTTCCCCGGCGCCGCGGCGGGACGGGTAAATGAATCGTGACTTCGGGGAGAGCGGCGGCTCTCCCAGTCTTGAGCCCGCCCGGGGGTGGGGGTGACACGGCTTGGAGATGGGGTTTTCAGGGGAGCGTCCCCCATTGTTTGTCACAAGAGCTGTGAAGGGGGAGGTTAAAAATGAAACGAAGCCCGCGGCGGTGCGCTCGGGACGGCGAGGAGGAAGCGGAGCCTCTCCGGCCGCGACTTTAGACTGTAATAGCTGTAATCAGTGCCTGTGTAAATACTCTTGCCTGCTACTTACATAATTAGAATTTAATTGGATCATGTGTCTCCGCAGTTTATTCTAAAATGGCACCAAACCCCTCTTTAAGTACTGATTAACACGTGGCTGATGCTTGTTCCTCTTTCCGAGTTATCGGGTCTGAAAGTcgattaagaaaaaaagaagttaaaggaagtttctttgcttattttccccctaagagccgagccgagccggatTAGCTGTCCGTGCCGCTGAGGCGCAGGCTTGCAGCGCCGGCACCGTACAGCCTTGAGGACGGCCGCGTGTGCGCTTGAGGCAGGAGAAACACTCAGCTCAACTCTGAATTAACCGAGAAGCTGAGGCCCTTTAAGAGGCATATTAAACGTGGAGCAAGTTGTCATAGTTTTTTGTCTTTCCCGTGATACTGAGATGAATAGGGGCTGGTGTAGGACTTGCATTTTACTGCCTGCGTTCTTTACCTTAAAAATCTGCCTGTAAGCTGCCAACTGCTTTCAGAGTTGCTGACTGCTTTTGGTACTGCTTATTCTAAAGGTCGTTGGTCGAGTAAGTCAAACGTTAAGATGCAAGGTGACTTTTTTAGTGGATTCATTCTCTTCATAATTCTAATATACGTGCATATTATAACCTGTCTAAATACTAACCAACTTCCCCAAACGCTTTCTTTTAGGAAGGAGGAGGCTAATGTAAAATTCCTATGTTTCTGTATTCTAGTTAATCCATTTGTGAATGCTACTTGTAGTAGGCTGGGGTTTCTTATTTTTGGTAATGCAACCTGGTTTTAGCCAAAGCAGAGCTTCTTCAGTCTGACCCTTGTAGGGTGAGCAAGGTTTCCGTCACGTGGCTTGCCACCAATGTGTTGCCCTGAAGACAGCATAGCTGTTACTTCCTACATCTAAAatctgcctcctcccagtgcaaTGGTTGAACGTTAACAGAAAGCTGTCAAACCCTATTATAATAAAGGAATatttgcccttcagaaagaaaacataactATTCTCATAGGACCAAACTGCTCAATAGGAGTGCTTTGTTGCAAGGATGCTCATTATGCCACCATGGTAGCTTGTGGGGGAAGAAGATGCATGTGTTTCTCTTGGTGGTGAAAGTGTACCCCACCACGGAGTATCGTGCAGTTCGTGCTAAGCACAAGGGAATCGGTAAAATATGTAGCCAGTTGTTCCTCAaaggtaaaacttttttttccccctccttgccTAAACATTGTCTTGCAACCTGACTTGCTGCCAGGAGGGACTGGATTAAATGTAAATGCAGCAATGAGGATCAATAACCTAGGAAACTGTTTATTCAGATGCAGGAAGGTCTCTTCAGAATAACTGAATTTGATCGTACTTTTCTATGGCACGCAATAATCTATTAATGGCTGTACTACACCATATTTTGTCTTTTGCAAATCTCTGAAATTGGCATATTAAAGAGGATATAGGCTGAAATGATGCAAAGCTTGTTACTTTTCCTGGTGAGGAAGAGCGCCAGGAGGGGTACACTCTCTTCATCTACTGACTAATAAATAAGGCATCTTGTATGTT
This genomic interval carries:
- the ZNRF2 gene encoding E3 ubiquitin-protein ligase ZNRF2: MGAKQSSPTAANGRTRAYSGGDLPSSSSSSSGGGANGTGGRSAGAGGRYAHLAAAPPHAAPGGATAAGGAAASVAAGSAPRSRSLGGATASGARAAQSAFNIPHSSGPYGSQDSVSSTPEEGGRERAAGGGGGGSSGGPRLVIGSLPAHLSPHLFGGFKCPVCSKFVSSDEMDLHLVMCLTKPRITYNEDVLSKDAGECAICLEELQQGDTIARLPCLCIYHKGCIDEWFEVNRSCPEHPSD